GGACGGCAATGACTGGGTAAGTGAGCGACCCGAGGGATTTTCCACTTTTTCAAATGGGGTCAAGGAGGTGCCGCGGAGAATCCCCATGATCGGAAGACCGGCGAATACGGCGACCGCGATGAGAATCGCGACTTTGAATCTCGTTTCGAGCATAGCGTCACCCGAAGCAAAGCCGCCTCAGCCCTGCGACTTCTGAGAACCGGCCGCAGACTTTTCTCCGTCCCGCGCGCATCGGAATCCGATGGAACTGTCCGTTCGCCACATCTTGGCCTGAAACCGCTTCGCAACCCGCGCTCCATGCGCGGTCTCTCTCCAGGACCCGCCGCGAATCACCTTATGTTCGCCTTCGGTGGGCCCTTGAGGATCTCGAAAGGGCGACTTCGCATAATAGTGCTCATCATATGTATCCGCCACCCACTCGGCCACGTTGCCGGTCATGTCGTAAAGGCCGTACGGACTTCGGCCCGCCTCGAATGAACCAGGCGGCGCGAGATACTTAAATCCATCTTCGGCGCCGTCCAGATTGGCGCGATGGGACCCGAAATCATCCCCCCAGGGATAGCGGCGACGCCCTTCGCCGCGAGCGGCCTTCTCCCACTCTGCCTCAGTCGGAAGGCGCTTTCCCGCCCATTTACAGTAGGCAGTCGCGTCCGCCCAGGACATCCCGATGGCCGGCAGTTCCGGTTTGGTGATCTTCGTAATATCGTCCTCGAACACCGGAATGAACGGTTTTCCGCGCTTGGTCATTTTGACGTATTGCTCGTACTCCCCTTGGGTGATCTCTTTTTTGTCGATGTAATAGGTGCTCAGATAGACCTGATGCTCTGGCGCCTCGTCTGGGTCGCCTTCCGTGCTGCCCATGCGGAACGGTCCTTCAGGGATCTGCACCATTTCGTGCCCGTCCTCGCCTACGAACGTCTTGTACATCGAATAGTCCTGCTCGGACACGGCCGGCACCGCTTGCGTTTCCGTTCTTTTAAGCTGGGCCAGCGCCTCCTCACGCGCTTTCTTATTGTCATACGACTGGCTCATCAGTCCGACGATCATCAGAAAGAACGATCCGAAGACGAAGATGATCGATCCGATCAGGACCTTGTTATTATCCATGTTGATTGACCTTCACCCACGAGGCTCACATGCCCGCCAAACCATCGGAGCGCAGTCACGTGTTCGGCGCCGGCGGCTCCGTGGAGGCCGCCTCCCGCTTTCGTTCCGCCCAGGCATCCAACAACATTGAAATCTGCACCCCCAGAAACCCGCCCATGGCGGCGCCCGCACCGGCTCCGACAGACATGCGGTCCGCGCCGGCCACCAGCCAGGCGAGGAGCCCGCCCAACACGCTGCCGATCAAAATACTGAAGAGAAACCGCCGCCCGCCGAGCAATCCCACAACCGTGCCGAGCGCCACTCCGAGGCCCGCGGCCACCGGGAGAGACACGTCTCCCATATTCACGCCGATCAGGACGCCCACCGTTCCCATCACGGCAATGCCGAGGACCACGTCGATAATCTTTCCACTCACAGGCGACTCGCGTCCTGATATTCGCGGGACCTCGGCGAAGCCCCTATCGGGCCCTAGCCACAATCGAGCCGAAATCGATTTCCACGCCAGGGCCGCTCAAAATCGAAATGCCCCAGGCCTTCGGGGCCGGTTCGTGTTCATGAATCCGCTTAAAGTCCTCATACACGTTCACGGTTTCTTCGACCCATTCGCCGATGGGCTTTGCTCCCGATTGGACCACGATCTCCGCGCCGCTGAACATGCTCCCTTCGCTCAGAAGCCCCTCCGCCTTGGTGGCGCTCCAGATGTATTTCGTGAAAACGGGAATGAAAAAGAAATCGGTATCCAACGATACGTAAAGCGTGGCGATGGGGTCGGCCGTCGCCGGAGCCTTCAGCAAACGCCAGCGCCAGGTCAACACCGGGTAGGCCTTGGGATCCCAGTCGATTTTTTTCTTCTTGATGCGCTGATCGGCATCCCGGGCGGCCAGAAATCCGTTGCCCTGTTCATCATGGACCTTATACGCGCTTCTCGCCCGGGCTTCACTGCGCTGGCTCTCGTTCTCCCAGAGACTGGGGAAGCCGTCGGCCTCCTTGGCCTGAAACGCTTCCAGCACAAGTTGCTCGGCCGCGCGGCTCTCGTCGACGCAGACCAACGTGCCGGCGAGTCCTAGCAGCGCCCCTCCCAGCACAGAGAGCCGCTTCAGCCACACGAATCCTTCCCTCTTGCGTAGCATGGCACCTCGCATCGTGAGACAAGCTAAGTTTCCTGCGTTGGAGTTGGAACCCAGGCGGGCGACTTAGCCGAAGCGGCGCGTCGGTCCGCGGCCGAGGCCAACCCCTTCTCGCTCAACCAGAAGACGAACAGCACCGCGACCCAGAACACCACCATGTTCAACGTCACCATTTTGGCCGCAAACCCAAGCGAGGGAGTGAATGCCCAGGGCGACACATCCGGCATCAGCTCGCTGACGTGCCAGGCCAGCCGCCCGGACGAACGAATGTAGCCCATCAACCCCATGACCCACGTGAACGCCGCCGCGATGGCGAACAGTCCGACCATGCCGCGATCCGTCATGCGGCCCCATTGGACTGGCCCATGCACCACCGCCCCGCGCAACATGGCGCGGTTGATCAAGGCGCCTCCCATCACCACCGTCAACGTCGTCAGCGCCTGGGGACCTGACAAGGCCACCCGGAGACTGGCGGGAAGATAAAACCCATAGATCGACAGCCAGGTGATGTGTCCCATTCCCAGCAGATAGAGCACCCCGATGGCCAGGTTCCCCTTCCG
The DNA window shown above is from Nitrospira tepida and carries:
- a CDS encoding DUF3047 domain-containing protein, which produces MLRKREGFVWLKRLSVLGGALLGLAGTLVCVDESRAAEQLVLEAFQAKEADGFPSLWENESQRSEARARSAYKVHDEQGNGFLAARDADQRIKKKKIDWDPKAYPVLTWRWRLLKAPATADPIATLYVSLDTDFFFIPVFTKYIWSATKAEGLLSEGSMFSGAEIVVQSGAKPIGEWVEETVNVYEDFKRIHEHEPAPKAWGISILSGPGVEIDFGSIVARAR
- a CDS encoding formylglycine-generating enzyme family protein, with product MDNNKVLIGSIIFVFGSFFLMIVGLMSQSYDNKKAREEALAQLKRTETQAVPAVSEQDYSMYKTFVGEDGHEMVQIPEGPFRMGSTEGDPDEAPEHQVYLSTYYIDKKEITQGEYEQYVKMTKRGKPFIPVFEDDITKITKPELPAIGMSWADATAYCKWAGKRLPTEAEWEKAARGEGRRRYPWGDDFGSHRANLDGAEDGFKYLAPPGSFEAGRSPYGLYDMTGNVAEWVADTYDEHYYAKSPFRDPQGPTEGEHKVIRGGSWRETAHGARVAKRFQAKMWRTDSSIGFRCARDGEKSAAGSQKSQG